CACCGCCTGCGCGACGTGTTCTTCCTGCGCGGCGTAACGGTGTGCGGCGAAGTGCACGTCCGAGAACTCCAACCTCAGCACGCGTGTGGGCCCCTGCTGGTGGGCCATCAGGCGCACCCACACGGGCACGTCCTCGCCCACGCTGCCGATAGAAATCACGGCGTCATAGGCCTGTGGCGGCGTGTAACGGTCTCCCACCGTGACCTGCAGGCCGTGGTCCCTGGCAAGCAGCCCGAAGAGGCGCAGTGACATAGACGCGTAGTATAGAAGTGTTTCCAGGGCGTCAGGGCGGAGAGTCAAGACAAGGTTGAGGTGGGGCGTGCCCGCTCCCATAGCGGAGGGGACGGAACGGATGATCCGGCTTCCGGATCAGTCCTCCACCTTCAGCGGCTCCACCTCGCCGCCCGTGAAGCGCTTGGTCAGCCAGCGGTCAAAGCGGGCCAGACCGTCGGCCTGCCGGGCATAAGCGGCGTTCAGCAGCCGCAGCCGGGCGTGGATGATCCGCAGCTGCTCGTCCGAGAGGGGGATGTCGGCGCGGGTCCAGTCACGGCGGTAGGTGCCGTCCACCCCGTGCGTCGCGCGGCGCAGGGCCACCATGTCGCGGGCCTCGTCCAGGGGCACGCCCAACGCCCTCAGGTCCAGCACGTCGCGCAGCAGCCGCAGGGCGTAGGGCCCGTACAGCGCCCGCCCCGAGGCCGTGACCTGATCGGGGGCCAGCAGCCCGAGTTCGGCGTAGTGCATCACCGTGCGCCGCGTCACCCCGGCCTCGCGCGCCAGCTCGGCAGTGGTGTAGTAGGTCAGGGAGGCAGGTTGCCCAGCCCCCGTCTGCGCTTCACTCAAGGCGTGACCACGACTTTCCCCACCACCCGGCGGTCCAGCAGGGCGCGCAGGGCCTCAGGCGCACGCTCCAGCGGATAGCGCTCGCTGACGAGGGGCCGCAGCGTGCCGTCTCCCACCCAGCCCGCCAGCCGCACGAGGTTGCGGGCATTGCCCTTCGGATCGCGCCGGGCAAACTCACCCCAGAACACCCCCATCAGCGACGCGCCCTTAAGCAGCGGCAGGTTCAGCGGCAATTTGGGAATCTCGCCACCCGCAAAGCCCACCACCAGGTAGCGTCCACCCCAGCCGATAGACCGGAAGGCAGGCTCGGCCAGCTCGCCTCCCACCGGATCGAAAATGACGTCCGGGCCTGCGCCGCCCGTCAGCGCCTTGACCCGCTCGCGCAGGTTCTCTCCGGCGTAATTCAACGTCTCGTCGGCCCCATGTTCGCGGCACAGGTCCAGCTTTTCTTCCGTACTCGCCGCCGCGATCACCCGCGCGCCCAGCGCCTTGCCGATCATGACGGCGGCCAGCCCCACGCCGCCCGACGCGCCCAGCACGAGCAGCGTTTCACCCTCGCGTAACTGCGCCCGGTCTGCCAGGGCGTGCATGGAGGTGCCGTATGCGAGCGGCAGTCCGGCAGCCACGTCCAAGGGAAAGCCCTCCGGCAGCGGCATGACGGCGGATACGGGCGCGAGCAGGCGCTCGGCAAAGGCGCCGGTGCCGGTAAAGGCGGCCACGCGCTGCCCCGGCTGCAAGTGCGCCACGCCTTCCCCCACCGCCGAGATCACCCCGGCGGCTTCCGCGCCGGGCGTGAAGGGCAGGGGAGGCCGCACCTGGTACTGGCCCATCACCATCAGGGCGTCGGGGTAATTCACGCCCGCCGCCTCCACGTCGATCACCACCTCGCCGGGGCCGGGAGCAGGATCGGGCAGGGTCTGGACGGTCAGGGTTTCGGGTTGATCGAAGGCGGTACAGACGAGGGCACGCATGGGCAAACCTCCTGGGGACGATGGGAATGGCCCAGTCTACCGGGAGGTGCAGCAGAATGTGACGTTCACGTACAGGATGAACGTGCGCGGACGGTCAGCGCCGCCCTGCTGCGATTCCTGGACGTGACATCCTCCTTACACCAAGTCCACTATTCTGTGCACCGTATGAACAAGAATCTGATGTTGGTAGGCCTGGCCCTGGGCCTGAGCGGTTGCTCCACCATGACGGGCAGTCGCGTGGCGGACGTAACGATCATCGGCGTGAACGACTTTCACGGCAACCTGCTGCCCACGAGCTTCCGCGTCCCCGACCCCGCGGACCGCACGAAAACCGTGACCGTGCAGGCGGGCGGCATCGACACCATCGGCGGCATTCTCGCCGACGCGCGTCAGGCCAACCCCAACACCGTGTTCGTCGGCGTGGGCGACATGACTGGGGCCAGCCCCCTCGCGAGCGCCTTGCTGCGCGACGAGCCGACCATCGACGCCCTGACGCAACTCGGCATGCAGGTCAATGTTGTTGGCAACCACGAGTTCGACAACGGCGTGGCCGAACTCCAGCGCTTCCAGAAGGGCGGCTGCAACTCCAACGACGCGGCCAAGGCGTGCAAATTCGACAACACCTTTGCGGGGGCAGGCTTTACCTACCTCGCCGCCAACGTCGTCGACGAGAAGACGGGTCAGACCATCTTCCCGGCCTACAAGATCGTGAAGGTGGGCCCGGCCCGGATCGCCTTCGTCGGCGCAGTTCTGAAGGACACGCCCACCGTCGTGACGCCCTCCGGCGTGGCGGGCCTGAAATTCGAGGACGAGGTGGCGTCCATCAACGCCGCCGTTCCCCAGATCATCCGGGGCGGTGCGGACGCCATCGTGGCGCTCGTCCACCAGGGGGGCACGAGCAAGGACGCCTTCGACGTGGTGGACTGCAAGACCCTCAGCGGCGACATCGTGAAGATCGCGAATGGAATTGACGAGCGTGTGGCCGCCATCATGACCGGGCACACCCACCGCGGCTACAACTGCCTGGTGCCTGGCCCGACCGGCAAGGACCGCGTGGTCATTCAGGGCGATTCCTACGGCCACCTGCTCCAGCGCCTGGACTTGCGCGTGGACACCCGTACAAACACCGTGCTGGCCGTAAAGGCAAGCAACGTGGTCGTGGACGCCAAGAACGGCGCCAAGGACGCTGCCCTGACCGCCCTCGTGCAGAAGGCCAAGACCCTGACCGAT
This is a stretch of genomic DNA from Deinococcus hopiensis KR-140. It encodes these proteins:
- a CDS encoding MerR family transcriptional regulator — protein: MHYAELGLLAPDQVTASGRALYGPYALRLLRDVLDLRALGVPLDEARDMVALRRATHGVDGTYRRDWTRADIPLSDEQLRIIHARLRLLNAAYARQADGLARFDRWLTKRFTGGEVEPLKVED
- a CDS encoding NADPH:quinone oxidoreductase family protein; its protein translation is MRALVCTAFDQPETLTVQTLPDPAPGPGEVVIDVEAAGVNYPDALMVMGQYQVRPPLPFTPGAEAAGVISAVGEGVAHLQPGQRVAAFTGTGAFAERLLAPVSAVMPLPEGFPLDVAAGLPLAYGTSMHALADRAQLREGETLLVLGASGGVGLAAVMIGKALGARVIAAASTEEKLDLCREHGADETLNYAGENLRERVKALTGGAGPDVIFDPVGGELAEPAFRSIGWGGRYLVVGFAGGEIPKLPLNLPLLKGASLMGVFWGEFARRDPKGNARNLVRLAGWVGDGTLRPLVSERYPLERAPEALRALLDRRVVGKVVVTP
- a CDS encoding bifunctional metallophosphatase/5'-nucleotidase, whose protein sequence is MNKNLMLVGLALGLSGCSTMTGSRVADVTIIGVNDFHGNLLPTSFRVPDPADRTKTVTVQAGGIDTIGGILADARQANPNTVFVGVGDMTGASPLASALLRDEPTIDALTQLGMQVNVVGNHEFDNGVAELQRFQKGGCNSNDAAKACKFDNTFAGAGFTYLAANVVDEKTGQTIFPAYKIVKVGPARIAFVGAVLKDTPTVVTPSGVAGLKFEDEVASINAAVPQIIRGGADAIVALVHQGGTSKDAFDVVDCKTLSGDIVKIANGIDERVAAIMTGHTHRGYNCLVPGPTGKDRVVIQGDSYGHLLQRLDLRVDTRTNTVLAVKASNVVVDAKNGAKDAALTALVQKAKTLTDPVAAQTIATLGAEQITRATNPAGESALGDVIADSQLAATRTPEKGGAVIAFMNPGGIRADLPVNVPNPDQKVSYGDAFTVQPFGNILTVITLTGAQVKAVLEQQFDNPSAGQNRILQVSEGLSYTWDNAKPKGEKVSNLTLNGQPLDPSASYRVTVNNFLADGGDGFTVFAQGTDRLGGDIDIDAFSSYLKSKSVTPGAVNRITRLN